The Pseudomonadota bacterium genome includes a region encoding these proteins:
- a CDS encoding DEAD/DEAH box helicase family protein yields MSDRFFEQPILNSPYEYPARYWELDESGQPTNRIIDRRRRAEFITPIPKPKKRRQEQRQFVFDEGKGLSTESQHYDPTSIINELRRRIDLWRELPHPSQWHVTPETARLLQHWRYHKFSSIRPFFCQVEAVETAIWLTEVAPKLGKEGRRFLDHLEVANELSNPGLSRLALKLATGAGKTTVMAMLIAWQTINAVRRPNSKKFTRGFLVVTPGLTIRDRLRVLQPNDPDSYYQSRELVPGDVLGDLDRAKIVITNFHAFKPRETMDLSKGGRSLLQGRGAQLQTLETDGQRLQRIMPDLMGLRDILVLNDEAHHCYREKPGEDDEGDLKGDDRKEAEKNREAARLWISGLEAVKRKLGVQRVVDLSATPFFLRGSGYAEGTLFPWTMSDFSLMDAIECGIVKLPRVPVADNIPGGDMPKFRNLWEHIGKKMPRKGRGKVAQLDPLSMPVELQTALEALYGHYDKTFELWENAGIDVPPCFIVVCNNTSTSKLVYDYVSGFHRENDDGSTTLENGRLPLFRNFDEYGNPLARPRTLLIDSEQLESGEALDENFRSMASDEIDRFRREIIERTGDRRQAENISDQDLLREVMNTVGKKGRLGGSTRCVVSVSMLTEGWDANTVTHVLGVRAFGTQLLCEQVIGRALRRQSYDLNEEGLFNVEYADVLGIPFDFTAKPVIAPPQPPRETIQVKAITPDRDDCEIRFPRVEGYRVELPEERLSAEFNDDSTLELTPDLVGPSVTQNQGIIGESVDLNLIHTGDLRRSTLLFHLTQRLLYTKWRDPGEEPKLHLFGQLKRITRQWLDGHLICKGGTYPAQLMYQELADMACERITRGIVSKLVGESPIKAVLDPYNPSGSTIHVNFNTSKKTRWQTDVHRCHINWVVCDSDWEAEFCRVAEAHPRVRAYVKNHNLGLEVPYRYGSESRKYLPDFIVLVDDGHGDDDLLHLVVEIKGYRREDAKEKKATMDSYWVPGVNHLGAYGRWAFAEFAEVYAIQTDFEETVPAEFNRMIDIRLRAREAPREPAMKDAPPVSEREAT; encoded by the coding sequence ATGAGCGATCGATTCTTCGAGCAGCCGATCCTGAACTCTCCCTATGAGTACCCGGCTCGATACTGGGAGCTCGACGAGAGCGGTCAGCCCACCAACCGGATCATCGATCGGCGACGGCGCGCCGAGTTCATCACCCCGATCCCCAAGCCGAAGAAGCGCCGGCAAGAGCAGCGCCAATTTGTCTTCGACGAGGGAAAGGGGCTGTCGACCGAAAGTCAGCACTATGACCCGACATCGATCATCAACGAGCTGCGCAGGCGCATCGACCTCTGGCGCGAGCTGCCGCACCCGAGCCAGTGGCACGTTACGCCCGAGACGGCCCGGCTGCTCCAGCACTGGCGCTACCACAAATTCAGCAGCATCCGGCCGTTCTTCTGCCAGGTGGAAGCCGTCGAGACGGCCATCTGGCTGACCGAAGTCGCTCCGAAGCTCGGCAAAGAAGGCCGTAGATTCCTCGATCATCTCGAGGTCGCGAACGAGCTATCCAATCCGGGACTGTCGAGGTTGGCCCTCAAGCTCGCGACAGGCGCCGGCAAGACCACGGTGATGGCGATGCTCATCGCCTGGCAGACGATCAACGCGGTCAGGCGACCGAACAGCAAGAAGTTTACGCGCGGGTTCCTGGTGGTCACGCCGGGGCTGACCATCCGCGATCGGCTTCGGGTGCTCCAGCCGAACGACCCCGACAGCTACTATCAGAGCCGCGAGCTGGTGCCGGGCGACGTGCTCGGCGATCTGGATCGGGCAAAGATCGTTATCACCAACTTCCACGCATTCAAGCCGCGGGAGACCATGGATCTCTCGAAGGGTGGACGCTCTCTCCTGCAGGGTCGAGGCGCGCAGCTCCAGACGCTCGAAACCGACGGCCAGAGGCTCCAGCGGATCATGCCCGACCTCATGGGCCTGAGGGATATCCTGGTGCTCAACGACGAGGCGCACCACTGCTATCGGGAGAAGCCCGGTGAGGACGACGAGGGCGATCTCAAGGGGGACGACAGGAAGGAGGCCGAGAAGAACCGGGAGGCCGCCCGGCTGTGGATCTCCGGGCTCGAAGCGGTTAAGCGAAAGCTCGGCGTCCAGCGTGTGGTCGATCTGTCCGCCACGCCCTTCTTCCTCCGCGGTTCCGGCTACGCAGAGGGCACGCTCTTCCCGTGGACGATGAGCGATTTCTCGCTGATGGACGCCATCGAGTGCGGCATCGTGAAGCTCCCCCGCGTCCCGGTTGCCGACAACATCCCCGGCGGCGACATGCCCAAGTTCCGCAATCTCTGGGAGCACATCGGCAAGAAGATGCCCAGGAAGGGCCGCGGCAAGGTCGCCCAGCTCGACCCGCTCAGCATGCCCGTCGAGCTTCAGACCGCGCTCGAAGCCCTCTATGGCCACTACGACAAGACCTTCGAGCTGTGGGAGAACGCGGGCATCGACGTCCCGCCGTGCTTCATCGTCGTCTGCAACAACACCTCGACCTCGAAGCTCGTCTACGACTACGTCTCGGGCTTCCACCGCGAGAACGACGACGGCTCCACCACGCTGGAGAACGGCCGGCTGCCGCTCTTCCGTAACTTCGACGAGTATGGCAACCCGCTCGCCCGCCCCCGCACCTTGCTCATCGACAGCGAGCAACTCGAGTCCGGCGAAGCCCTCGACGAGAACTTCCGTAGCATGGCATCCGACGAGATCGACCGCTTCCGCCGCGAGATCATCGAACGCACCGGCGACCGCCGGCAGGCCGAGAACATCTCCGATCAAGACCTGCTCCGCGAGGTGATGAACACCGTCGGGAAAAAGGGCCGTCTCGGTGGATCCACGCGCTGCGTCGTGTCCGTTTCGATGCTGACGGAGGGCTGGGATGCCAACACCGTGACCCACGTCCTCGGCGTTCGCGCCTTCGGCACGCAGCTCCTCTGCGAGCAGGTCATCGGCCGAGCGCTTCGCCGTCAGTCCTACGACCTCAACGAAGAAGGGCTCTTCAACGTCGAGTACGCCGACGTCCTCGGTATCCCGTTCGACTTCACGGCCAAGCCCGTCATCGCTCCGCCCCAGCCCCCGCGCGAGACGATCCAGGTCAAGGCGATCACTCCGGACCGCGACGACTGCGAGATCCGGTTCCCGCGTGTCGAGGGTTACCGCGTCGAGCTGCCGGAAGAGCGCCTCTCCGCCGAGTTCAACGACGACTCGACGCTCGAGCTCACCCCGGACCTGGTCGGCCCCTCGGTCACCCAGAACCAGGGGATCATAGGCGAGTCCGTCGACCTGAACCTCATCCACACCGGCGACCTGCGTCGCTCGACGCTCCTCTTCCACCTCACGCAGCGGCTGCTCTACACCAAATGGCGCGACCCGGGCGAGGAGCCCAAGCTCCACCTCTTCGGCCAGCTCAAGCGCATCACGCGCCAGTGGCTCGACGGCCACCTCATCTGCAAGGGCGGCACCTACCCGGCCCAGCTCATGTACCAGGAGCTTGCCGACATGGCCTGCGAGCGGATCACCCGCGGCATCGTCAGCAAGCTCGTGGGCGAGAGCCCGATCAAGGCCGTGCTCGACCCGTACAACCCCAGCGGTTCGACCATCCACGTCAACTTCAACACGTCGAAGAAGACCCGCTGGCAGACGGACGTACACCGCTGCCACATCAACTGGGTCGTCTGCGACAGCGACTGGGAGGCGGAATTCTGCCGCGTCGCCGAGGCGCACCCGCGCGTCCGGGCCTACGTCAAGAACCACAACCTCGGCCTCGAAGTCCCGTACCGGTACGGTTCCGAATCCCGTAAATACCTGCCCGACTTCATCGTGCTGGTGGACGACGGCCACGGTGATGACGATCTGCTTCACCTCGTCGTCGAGATCAAGGGCTACCGCCGCGAGGATGCCAAGGAGAAGAAGGCGACCATGGACAGCTACTGGGTGCCGGGGGTGAATCACCTCGGTGCCTACGGCCGATGGGCCTTCGCCGAGTTCGCCGAGGTCTACGCGATCCAAACCGACTTCGAAGAGACGGTGCCGGCCGAATTCAATAGAATGATCGACATACGGCTACGCGCGCGCGAGGCGCCGCGCGAACCGGCGATGAAGGACGCGCCGCCTGTATCCGAGCGCGAAGCGACATGA
- a CDS encoding type II toxin-antitoxin system VapB family antitoxin, producing the protein MLKRKSVTARPALKARKTARKRVIEGQVRTNVVIDRELVEKAKAKAHVRTTREAVHAALAEFVKPYDYSGLLALRGTGCIAEDYDPGAGGAAKFLGWERIYPAVSPSDRSSAKPERAHES; encoded by the coding sequence ATGTTGAAACGCAAGTCCGTTACCGCACGGCCGGCGCTCAAAGCGCGCAAGACCGCGCGCAAGAGGGTCATCGAGGGCCAGGTCCGCACCAACGTCGTCATCGATCGCGAGCTTGTCGAGAAGGCCAAGGCCAAGGCCCACGTCCGCACCACCCGTGAAGCGGTACACGCGGCCCTCGCGGAGTTCGTGAAGCCCTACGACTACTCCGGGCTTCTCGCGCTTCGCGGCACGGGCTGCATCGCCGAGGACTACGACCCAGGCGCCGGTGGCGCCGCGAAATTCCTCGGCTGGGAGCGCATCTATCCGGCCGTATCGCCGTCCGATAGGTCTAGCGCGAAACCGGAGCGAGCGCACGAATCGTGA
- a CDS encoding SDR family NAD(P)-dependent oxidoreductase yields the protein MASTPDRSVLVTGASSGIGYTAAQGLRARGYGVIASARKQEDVQRLSAEGFTAVQLDLANSASIRAAVETTLAHTGGRVYGLFNNGGFGQLGALEDITRDALRAQFEVNVFGAHELTRLILPVMRAEGRGRIIQNSSLLGLVALKYRGAYNASKFALEALSDTLRQELRGTGIRVVLIEPGPITSRFRENAYRTFERTVLCENPDTANRGGIERWLKNHGSAGWFTLPAEAVLAKVIRALEQDNPSPRYFVSTLTYAFAFLKRALPDRALDALMARIQA from the coding sequence ATGGCAAGCACACCGGACAGAAGCGTCCTGGTCACCGGGGCATCGAGCGGGATCGGTTACACGGCCGCGCAGGGCCTGCGCGCGCGCGGCTACGGCGTGATCGCCAGTGCCCGCAAGCAGGAAGACGTGCAACGCCTGTCGGCCGAGGGGTTCACCGCCGTGCAACTCGACCTCGCCAACTCGGCCTCCATCCGGGCCGCCGTCGAGACCACGCTGGCACACACCGGTGGACGGGTCTACGGCCTCTTCAACAACGGTGGGTTCGGGCAGTTGGGCGCGCTCGAGGACATCACCCGCGACGCCCTGCGTGCCCAGTTCGAGGTCAATGTCTTCGGCGCCCACGAGCTGACGCGCCTCATCCTGCCGGTGATGCGGGCAGAGGGCCGGGGGCGCATCATCCAGAACAGCTCGCTGCTCGGGCTCGTGGCCCTCAAGTACCGCGGGGCCTACAACGCCAGCAAGTTCGCCCTCGAGGCCCTGAGCGACACCCTGCGCCAGGAGCTCCGCGGGACCGGGATCCGGGTGGTCCTGATCGAGCCTGGTCCGATCACGAGCCGTTTCCGGGAGAACGCCTACCGGACCTTCGAGCGCACCGTGCTCTGCGAGAACCCCGATACCGCCAACCGCGGCGGCATCGAACGCTGGCTCAAGAACCACGGGTCGGCGGGCTGGTTCACGCTGCCCGCCGAGGCGGTGCTCGCCAAGGTGATCAGGGCCCTGGAGCAGGACAATCCGAGCCCGCGTTACTTCGTCAGCACGCTGACCTACGCCTTTGCCTTCCTGAAACGCGCCCTGCCGGACCGGGCCCTGGACGCGCTCATGGCGCGGATACAGGCGTGA
- the lptD gene encoding LPS assembly protein LptD: protein MGKLAHGTGVSLGWAGLCALLGLWSLTVVAQPASGPDPRYALCPPDTAIPPRPFYDSRKRAPGFVAGTVQGKADEVRVPEVGRSVLVGGVELVRDRQAVAADLLTYRRDRGIAEAEGHIRYWDPTIFWSGRHALVEFDSDRARLVGGAYRLPGRRAHGEARTVTHNSRKDETRLTEVDYTTCEAEVPEWRLEARRMKINHDEHWGEAYHVFLNVLDVPIFYTPYITFPISDRRKSGFLPPTIGSSDDTGFDFTLPYYWNIAPEMDATLAPRLLSDRGVLLGGQYRYLMRRGDGQLDAEYLPVDSERDDDARWLIGYAHEQRFAGHRGHLFLDFTRVSDEQYFDDFGTSLALTSRRYLEQRADARYSGDLWNVLARFQGYQTVDDTIPEINQPYDRLPQVYFNAYTPRREGGLNLDLLTQSSYFSRGAGPVGGRIDLRPVVSVPFHTAGTFLVPRLGVEYTQYLLDQPATGTTATTADETPNRLLPILSVDSGLLYERDLGFGGRTLLQTLEPRFFYLYIPEVDQDDLPIFDTGQYTVSFGQLFRENRFSGPDRVGDANQISLGVTSRFIDRDSGFEHLRLSIGQSYYFADREVALPRRPPAPPPPIDDDPVSDVAGELVARFTNGLSARADVIFDRNDTSFDLGLLGLRYLPDSRTIVNAEYRIRRDIVGIDETGAEQTDIGIEQTDVSLRLPVTPALSVVGRWNYSLDGNETLEAAVGLEYESCCYAVRTVARRFLHQDSSTRAEDDTTLDNQIFVQLELKGLAGFGRSTTSFLKRSIPGYENDLTSGM, encoded by the coding sequence GTGGGCAAGCTAGCGCACGGCACCGGGGTGTCTCTGGGGTGGGCGGGACTCTGCGCGCTCCTCGGCCTTTGGAGCCTCACCGTGGTGGCGCAGCCCGCATCGGGACCCGATCCGCGCTATGCCCTGTGTCCCCCCGACACCGCGATCCCGCCCCGCCCCTTTTATGACAGCCGCAAGAGGGCGCCGGGCTTCGTCGCCGGTACCGTTCAAGGCAAGGCCGACGAGGTGCGGGTGCCGGAGGTCGGGCGCTCGGTGCTCGTCGGTGGTGTGGAGCTGGTGCGCGACCGGCAGGCGGTCGCCGCCGATCTCCTGACCTATCGCCGCGATCGCGGCATCGCCGAGGCCGAGGGCCATATCCGCTATTGGGACCCGACTATCTTCTGGAGCGGCCGCCATGCCCTCGTCGAGTTCGATAGCGATCGGGCGCGGCTGGTAGGGGGTGCCTACCGGCTCCCCGGCCGCCGGGCCCATGGGGAGGCGCGTACCGTGACCCACAATAGCCGCAAGGACGAGACCCGGCTCACCGAGGTCGATTACACGACTTGCGAGGCCGAGGTGCCCGAGTGGCGGCTGGAGGCGCGGCGCATGAAGATCAACCACGACGAGCACTGGGGCGAGGCCTACCACGTATTTCTGAACGTGTTGGACGTGCCGATCTTCTACACCCCCTATATCACCTTCCCGATCAGCGACCGGCGCAAGAGCGGCTTCCTGCCGCCGACCATCGGCAGCTCCGACGACACCGGTTTCGACTTCACGCTCCCCTATTACTGGAACATCGCCCCGGAGATGGACGCCACCTTGGCGCCGCGCCTCCTGAGCGATCGCGGGGTGTTGCTCGGGGGCCAGTATCGCTATCTCATGCGGAGGGGCGACGGCCAACTCGATGCCGAGTACCTGCCCGTCGACAGCGAGCGCGACGACGATGCCCGCTGGCTCATCGGTTACGCACATGAGCAGAGATTCGCCGGCCACCGCGGCCACCTGTTCCTCGACTTCACCCGCGTCTCCGATGAACAGTACTTCGACGACTTCGGGACTAGCCTCGCCCTGACCAGCAGGCGTTATCTGGAGCAACGCGCGGACGCGCGCTACTCCGGCGATCTGTGGAACGTCCTGGCGCGTTTCCAGGGCTACCAGACCGTGGATGACACGATACCCGAGATCAACCAGCCCTATGATCGTCTGCCGCAGGTGTACTTCAATGCCTATACCCCCCGGCGCGAAGGCGGGCTCAATCTCGATTTATTGACCCAGAGCAGTTATTTCAGCCGTGGCGCGGGGCCCGTCGGCGGACGCATCGACTTGAGACCCGTGGTCAGCGTCCCGTTCCATACGGCGGGTACCTTCCTGGTACCCAGGCTCGGCGTCGAGTATACGCAGTATTTGCTCGACCAACCCGCCACCGGGACCACGGCTACCACGGCGGACGAGACGCCCAACCGCCTCCTCCCGATCCTGAGCGTCGACAGCGGCCTCCTCTACGAGCGCGACCTGGGCTTCGGCGGGCGAACGCTCTTGCAGACGCTGGAGCCCCGGTTTTTTTATCTCTATATCCCCGAGGTTGACCAGGACGATCTGCCGATCTTCGACACCGGCCAGTACACCGTATCGTTCGGACAGTTGTTCAGGGAGAATCGCTTCAGCGGCCCGGACCGGGTGGGGGATGCCAATCAGATCTCGCTCGGTGTGACCTCACGCTTCATCGACCGCGATTCCGGTTTCGAGCACCTGCGGTTGAGCATCGGCCAGAGTTACTATTTCGCCGATCGGGAGGTGGCGCTCCCGCGCCGCCCGCCAGCCCCGCCCCCCCCCATCGATGACGATCCCGTTTCGGATGTGGCGGGCGAGCTCGTCGCGCGCTTCACGAACGGACTGAGTGCACGCGCCGACGTCATCTTCGATCGCAACGACACGAGCTTCGATCTGGGCCTCCTGGGCCTGCGGTATCTCCCCGATTCGAGGACCATCGTCAATGCCGAGTACCGTATCCGCCGCGACATCGTGGGTATCGATGAAACCGGCGCTGAGCAGACGGACATCGGGATCGAGCAGACGGACGTGTCGCTGCGGCTCCCGGTGACACCGGCCTTGAGCGTCGTCGGGCGCTGGAACTATTCGCTCGACGGCAACGAGACGCTCGAGGCCGCGGTGGGTCTGGAGTACGAGAGTTGCTGCTACGCGGTGCGCACGGTGGCGCGCCGGTTTCTACACCAGGACTCCTCGACAAGGGCGGAAGACGATACCACGCTGGATAACCAGATCTTCGTGCAACTGGAGCTCAAGGGCCTGGCCGGATTCGGGCGCTCCACCACGAGCTTCTTGAAGCGTAGCATCCCCGGCTACGAGAATGACTTGACATCCGGGATGTGA